GGTTGCATTACCAGGGTAGGGTGAATTATCTCAGATTCCTCATCCTGAACCGAGAGCTGAAAAGCTGGAGAAAATCTTATATGATCCATCTCAACCTCCATGTTAGTTGCAATTGAAATACCAGAAAACGCTGATGCACATATTATGGAAGAAAAAGAGAGATCTTTTATCTCCTACAATGATGCACATGCTAtagtataaaaaaaattatggaagGTTAATCAACACTACGGATAATAACTGCGTACCAGAAAAACAATGTGAATAATAGTCGCACTGGTGTGTTTAAGGGCtactcaaagaaaatttggggttACAAATTTTAGTCCCATCTAATGAAGGTGGCGATGAAGTGTCTTAAAAATATAAATTCTCTATATCCTTCACCCTTACACTAAATTTAAATCTATatcatttattttcataatcataacACTCCTTTTCTCCTTCTTTATTCTATCGGTGAGTTTATTTTCTTCGATTGAAACCAAAGATCATCGATAAAAAGAATTTTCATCATtagaatattaaaaaaaaatcgagtGAGAAATGATAGAAGTTATGATCCAAATTTGGGTTTAATTACTTGAAATCCAATAATTTGATCGAAATTATATACTAGATTTACAGTTGCAGAAACATAATTGATAGATACAAATCagattttatctaccgattatggttgatgttcttaaaaaaatgaagaacatgaactATGATCAGTAAGTAAACTGATTGTTATATACCGGTTATTTTTGcctcaaaattttcattttttatgtACTAAAAATTAAGCATTCTtaagaaatgaagaacatgaactATGATTAGTAAGTAAACTGATTGTTATATACCGGTTATTTTTGCCTCAAAGTTTTCATTTTTTATGTACTAAAAATTAAGCATAGTCGGTATACAACATGAACCCAtgtctaccgattgtgaaagtcgAAAAATCTAAGATTTCTTTAGTTTGGGAAAATTATATTTGTGGCTACAAtgacaatcggtagataatgaacatcgaGAAACTATCGATTGTACAACTGATAGATAACGAACATCACAGAACTACCAATTGTTAAAATGGAAAAACCCGAAATTTTAttagttctaaaaaaaaaattgggactACTATCACAAGCGGTAGATAATggacatcacgaaactaccgctATTTAATTCATGacggaaggaaaaaggaatacaCTATTTAAATCTAAATATGAGAATACTTTCATATAAATTTTTAACATCCGCGTACTTATTAGCGGCCGTTATGAATATTATTGAATAGTAATGTGTGTTAACACTAAATACTAGTTCAAAATTTATACCGAGATTTATTCAATTACTTATAGCTAACATGTAAATATATAAAAATTCAGTAATCTATGATGAATTTCCCTATGTTAACAATATTCTAACATACGAATCAGattctcaaaaacaaaaaaaatgaattacCATTTGATTCAGGGTTTAGAAACCTTCTCGGCAAGGCTTTATTGAGAACACGAATCGCCGGTGGACTCCGAGATTCTGGGCCTTTTCTTAGTGATGGATTTCGGAAGCCAATCCTCAATCCTAACTGAATTCCTTACAACAGGTTTCAATAATTCCCATGGGTCTTCCATCATGGACTTGTTGTAAAACATTTCAGGTCTCTCCCTTGCAGATGTGCAAGCATGAGAACCCCTTCCTCTTCCACTACCTCGTCCTGTGCCAGGGCGTGGACTATTGCTGAATGTGTAATTACTACCTCTCCTAGGGTATGGGTATTTTAGGCCCGGGCGAGGGGGGACTCCACGGCCTGAGCCGGTGCCACGGTGAACCCCAACACCCGGGGAGTTGGATGGATGCCAATACCCACCTGTGCCACCGGGCCTATTCCAAGCTTGAGGTGGAGGACCGTGATTCCCATGAAACGGAGGGGAAACAGGGCTTCTCCAATAATTGGGACTCTGATGAGGATTAGGTTCAAACGCTTTATGAGGGGAAACAGTGCTTCTCCAAGAATTGAGATTCTGATGAGGATTGGGTTCGAACGCTCTATGCGGGACAACAGGGATTCTCCAAGAATTGGGAATGTGATGAGGAGTAGGTTCAAACGCTCTAAGAGGGGCAACAGGGCTTCTCCAAGAATTGGGAATGTGATGAGGAGTAGGTTCAAACGCTCTATGAGGTTGATAACTGGGAGGAGGAATTGGGTAAAAGTTGTTTGGTCCTGAAGGATAAGATTGTGTTGGCGGAAAAGAAGAATTCTGTGGAACCTGGTACATGTGGTTTTTAGTCCTTTTATTTCCAGAGAAAGGAACCATTGGATCCGTACAGTAATCAGATCTTCGAGCACTAGTTGGTCTGTGTGGAACTGAACTAGACAAATAACAACTATTAGACAAATTAACAACAATAGTCGAATCTTATAAAAGGTTGAAGAGAAGCAAACACATTACCAAAAGCAGATCGATACTGTGATTTACAGAACTAACCAAAAGCTAAACCCTAGAAACCGATAGTCCAAGTGTAGCCTAAGGCAGCGTATCACTACAACTAAAGCCAAAAACAACTAGGCAAACAACAAACAACGTCGAACTCGAACAGCTATGTTTAGATTGTTTTGCTTTGAGAGCCCATGGCATATATATAGTGATATCATAACTTGGTATCCAAGAAACAATAACTTGCGTAAAAGGAAACTACTGGACCTTAAACCTATATATAGTAATTTACTCCGACCTTAaatctatatatggtaatttacTACTGGACCTTGAATTCCTTTAAAAAAATTTTGAGTTATTGGCCAATTGGCACTAACTTCCTAAATTTAAGACTAAATAAGTATTGGGACCAGAAGGTTGGAGAACTTGAAGTCTTTAAATTTTTTGAGTTATTGGCCAATTAGCACTAAGCTTAATCTCCTAAATTTCTACGAGACTAAAGAAGTGTTGGGACCAGAAGGTTGGAGAACTTGAAGTC
The genomic region above belongs to Papaver somniferum cultivar HN1 unplaced genomic scaffold, ASM357369v1 unplaced-scaffold_139, whole genome shotgun sequence and contains:
- the LOC113335302 gene encoding protein SICKLE-like, encoding MVPFSGNKRTKNHMYQVPQNSSFPPTQSYPSGPNNFYPIPPPSYQPHRAFEPTPHHIPNSWRSPVAPLRAFEPTPHHIPNSWRIPVVPHRAFEPNPHQNLNSWRSTVSPHKAFEPNPHQSPNYWRSPVSPPFHGNHGPPPQAWNRPGGTGGYWHPSNSPGVGVHRGTGSGRGVPPRPGLKYPYPRRGSNYTFSNSPRPGTGRGSGRGRGSHACTSARERPEMFYNKSMMEDPWELLKPVVRNSVRIEDWLPKSITKKRPRISESTGDSCSQ